ttcaatttattattttgatattttatctcatattgtgactttgtcaatttattattttgatattttatctcatattttgactttgtccatttattattttgacttttgtctaatattttgacatttttaaattatagttttgacttttttctcatatattgatatttcaaaattttagttttgacttatctcatattttgacattttagaattatagttttgactttttatctcagattttgaccatttaaaattataattttgacttttgatctcagattttgaccatttaaaattataattttgacttttatctcaaattttgaccatttaaaattataattttgacttttgatctcagattttgaccatttaaaattataattttgacttttatctcaaattttgaccatttaaaattataattttgactttttatctcaaattttgaccatttaaaattataattttgactttttatctcatattttgacattttaaaattaaacattttgactttttatctcatatttgacattttaaaattatagttttgactttctatctcatattttgacattttaaaattatattttgatttgggttttttttttttgggtttttttgtctcccattttgaacttttaggttcacaattttaaatttcaggaAGTTTGAAGTTGTTTAAATAAATCTGGCACATCTGTTTCCCTGGTTGGAGcagtttttgaacatttttctcatGAAGCTGGGGTTGGATCATCCTGTGTTTTTGTAAAGATCAGGGTTAGAGTATGCATACTCCAACAATCATCATGTTATGAGGTTTGTACAGCATTATTAAGCTGTTTCTCATCAGCATTTCAACTTCCACTGGACCATGACAGCAGACACGTGCTCAAAAACAACGATGCAGCTTATTCTATTCTCATGtcctacatttatttttgaagcattaagGCTGGTACTCatccttattctaccaaagagccacattgtcttaaaaatactttagtgagagccacaatccaaaccgGTATGTAAggtagattataggtcagttaATCCATAGCTGATATGacatgaaacagtgaattgtGGGTAATTGTGAGGTTAAGTGGGATGCAATAGGCTTCATCAAAATTCatatagtgtcagaagaaaccatctgtcactgataatgaccatatatttatttcatttgctGACGTTGGGCCAGGACCTTGTATCtcagtttttcatgattttaatttcttttcataaattggtgctattggtcaccctttacatcagTCAGCGGGTTTTAACTAATGttagagcaataaaacatgttaaaagatgtgattttcattccctgaaaagtggtgattttgaaGTCTTTGGTCTGACACCAGCATTATGAGAGttcacctggcctaaagattttttcagatattagaatgagctgagtttgagctctgagatgcttttcaaagaaaatgatgaattatggtCAGCTATTAAGGTATTTATGTCTCATacatttactggagttctgtggctttattaacataaaagagatactttctaattttttttccactcattattaattcttcagttaaagggggaggggcctcatactggtctttgccctgggccccCAAATGACtgaaaccagccctgcctcacacctgcagctctccagacacatggtttcaccctgcctcattctggagctttggttttaaatttctgctcttttgacagtatttgtTATCAGTAGcagattaaaaatcaaataaacaccCACATTTAGACAACTTTCACCAAATATTATGTTATCTCcacatgtgatccgtgtgtgttatgCTTGTTGATGATGACGGGATAATTGTCATAAAATATGGGCgtgagagagcatcggcaggaagttACTGGAGGAAAAAGTTGAAACGAGGGCATAGGAAGCTTCAATTTGAGCGCAGGACAGCAGAGCTCATTAATGAACTCACTGAAAAGACGCAACACCGGCGggcttcctctgctctcttctcttacacacactCCTCCGTCGAGCGTGACCGACGGTAATAACATATGggtttaaaaaactgaaagcctgtcttctttgtgtgggtagcagatttattgatgtgacctacaGTTAATCTTACtaatgacagtgtttacctcaAGGTTTTTAGGAGAGGTTTTTAAGgaaagccttaaaagagccacaactggacactaaagagccacatgtagcACGAGAGTTGAGGGATGAGAATCACTGGTATAAGGGTTAAAGACAGGTCATTTTAATTCCTCTCAGAAGAGgctgaacattcagctttggggCCCCCTAGTAGAGCCCAACTGATTGATCAGCGGGCCAATTAATCGGGCCAATTATAGCacatcacagattaatcaacatcggccaatatgtcCCATACTGACTTGTGGGGCCCTATGCATTTGTATAGTCCACGTATAGCAAGAAACGGCTCTGTGGATGAGCAGCTGACAAATCAGCAGCAACTGTGTGACGCTATCATGTcagtatggaccaaaatctctgaggaatgtttgtTGAAACTATACCATGAAGAATAAAGGCAATTCTGAAGGCAAAAAGGGGGTCcaagcaaggtgtacctaataaagtggtcagtaAGTGCAAGCCCCTCAGCTGGCCTAATAATGTCTTTACATCAAGCACATTTTTATTGCATAGATCCTGACAGACCAGTAGGTCTTAACttgtccagcctcaggacccagcACCCAAACTCTGAAAATGTGACAACCACAGataatttaatgtaaaatgcTGCAGCTGGACCTTAGGAGAAACACAAATGCGATTTAACAGACAGCTggtcaaacatgtttacaaagCACACCAGGAGGACATGCATGTGTATTTCTTTTTATACACTGGGATATTataatgggttttttttttttagaaatcttgaGGAATTAAGACAATCTGGGACAACCAGcataaaaaacatgatttactTCCTGCCAAAGCAAAGCAGGGTAAAATAAGCTACACAGACTAACCCCTGATAGGAGGTCTGAGACCGactttgggtcctgacccaccagttggaGCCGGCCCTAGACACTGAGTCAAATGCTGGATCTAAGTGTGTGATGTGTGGCAGTGAAGGAGATCTGGCACCATAATGAGTGAATATTTCATCTAATCAGCTACCTGCTATAGAGATGTGGTATGAGTTGTGATGTTCTTCTAAAAGATGAAGACCAACACTGCTGTTTCTGTGAAAACAGCCAATAACGTCTGACACACATCAGTTCATGTACGTGTTTGAAACTGAAAGGAGAAAAGGTCTGAATATCTCTAACCTTTGATCCAGGAGGAGGGGGCAGTCCTAGGAAGGCATACACCGAGTTGTCCTCCTTGGCATCAAAAAAAGTGTCGTAGTCCTGCAAAAGAATTTAGACAGACACTTCTCTAATCAAGGACAGGTTCATTTAGGCCATGTGCTGAGAGTGGCATGtgtttaaatcagatttttggTGTATTTACCCCACAGTAGCTCTCTTCATTGAAGATCTGAGGGGGGAGGGGGATGCCGTTGGTGGGCTTCTTATCCTCAGGTACGTTCTGCCTCATCCACATGCGGTTCTCTTCGTTGCAGGCGATGTCCAGCTGGGTGTAGTCCACTTTCAGAGCTTCCAGAAAGCCCACCACatcttgctgcttctttttgatctggaaaacagaaaatacatgagtgaagtatttttttattttcaccatAAATTTGGTAAAGACGTTTAGAAATAAACATCCGACGCTCTCTGTCAGGGGAATAAGTGGGCACCAGGGTGGGAAAGTTACTATTCACCACagtccacattattatgcaaatgacatttttctcttattttcctaaatattaaggctaatgacagaatatttttcatcagctgttagagcataattcaaatgtttctgaacaaacttcataatgataaccattattttttttaaataaaaacctcaaaatgcactgttccacattaataagcaaaacagagttttaaaacattttataggttgtaaagaactgaaaatggccATTTGTTgagtttgcagcattaggaggtcatatttactgaaatcaaagctatttcaatcaaaaacatcttaacaggacaagttccatgttaacataggagcccttctttgatatcaccttcactattcttgcatccattgaacttgtgagtttttggagagtttctgcttgaatttctttgcaggatgtcagaatatcctcccagagctgctgttttgatgtgaactgcctcccaccctcatagttctttagcttgaggatgctccaaaggttctcagtagggttaaaggtcaggggaggatgggggccacaccatgagtttctctccttttatgcccatagcagccaatgacacagagggattctttgctgcatgagatggagcattgtcatgcatgaagatgattttgctacagaaggcacggttctctttttgtaccatggaagaaagtggtcagtcagaaactctatatactttgccgaggtcatattcacaccttcaggaaccctaaaggggcctatcagctctctcctcatgaatctggcccaaacatgactccgccccctccttgctgatgtcacagccttgttgggacatggtagccatccaccatccatccactactcctccatctggaccatccagggttgcacggcactcatcagtcaacaagactgtttgaaaatgagtcttcatgtatttctgggcccactgcaaccgtttctgcttgtgagcattggttagggggggctgaatagtaggtttatacacgactgcaagcctctggaggatcctacaccttgggACTTTTgtcaccctgcactgtgaatgtttacatgttttgttcaatagaaacatgaaaacacattttttgtgcagtattagtttaagcagactgtgtttgtctattgttgtgacttagatgaagatcagaacacattttattaccaatttatgcagaaatccaagaaatcccaaaagGTTCCCATACTCTTTCTTGCAActgtaagtgactgcataaatattcactcccttcatgtcagtattatgtagagtcacctttggctgcagtcacagctctgagtctgtgtggatagatctcagtcaggctcaaacatctggactctgagattttactccattctttttgTTAAACTGCTCAATCTCTACcaggttgtacagggatcagccatgaacagcccttttcaagtccagccacagtCTCACTttgactgaggtctgggctttgattcaGCCACTCAAGAACATTCCcgttgttgtctttaaaccatttctgtgtagctttctctgtctGCTCCAGCTCATTGTCTTACTAGAAAGTAAAtgttctcccaagccgtagttctcttacagactgaataagactgtcctcccagattttcctgtatttttctgatctaggcagatttacacatgtgacatatttcttcatgtcttcatgatggatgtaactgaactctgggggatgttcagagcctttatttttgtttgtctccatcccctgacttacacttttctgttaccttttctctgagttgcctggagtgttctttatttatggtgtaatggtagccatgaatactgattaaccagtgactggaactcaggtgtctttatactaaaatcactgAGACCCATTCAgggcactcaggtgatccccatctcactgagactactagcagcagctggctggacctctgtaggattaggtcagtcactttaaaggggtgaatatttatgcacttatttaCTTTACACATATATtaattaaaatgacattactttgtagacattaaagaggattttgtctaaaaaaattccaagaggatgaaaatgttttataggcGCTGTATTAACCAAAGTAACTATTTTACTGAAGTACCATAGTTTAGGACTACAGGCCTTGTTAGGAAGTCTTCATGCCACATTATAATCCTCCTCACGTCATTTCTGAATACAGAACACAACAGGACTGGTCTACAGAATAAAATCACCTATCCTGGTGTGTTATTCACCACAGCCTAGTTAGACTGACGTTATCTCTGTAGgaataataaaaaacacacatttaacccTCGATGAAGCGGTGACAGACATTTAAAGTGGTCAGCCTGCAGCTTTTCTCGCGGTGTCATGCCCCATGAATAGCTGTAGGAGCCCCTCTTCTAGAAAGCTCTGCACGGAGCCAGTACATGGACTGGCAGAtccagaagaacaaaaacacagcaagcTAGCATCCTGACTAAAGTGAATGAGTTATAAACATGTCTGAATTAGCACATGTACAACTACTGACATGACGTCTGAGCTTTGAGCTTCGCTGGAGAGTGAGAGAAAGTCTGATCCGGGAAAGGAGCCCCTAAAACAGCCAAAGTCTCTGTGGGTGGGTGCTTACCGCGGTGGATCCTGATGAAGAGGCGAGGAAGACTTTGATAACCATTCTGAATCTTTGTTTTTCCGAGACTATGCAACAAGTAGGCCCCTAAAGAAGCAGCCAGCCTTCTCTATTAATAGAGCCTACCCTGGACGAAGACAtagcacgcacacacacactgagctATTTCTGTCATTGCCCCATTAGCGCGGGATTGGCGAGTCGGCCCCTTGGGGCGCAGCACCTCACAGACTGATTGGCAACTTCAGCTGTCCGTCCACGCAGGGACAGAGTCCCAGCTCTGAGCTGGGTGCTTATATGGACAGAAATAGTACTGCTACCGCAGACTGGGGGTCTTCTGTTTCCACAGACTCAGGCCTGCTCAGGATGGACCACTTCAATAAAGCCCCCCAACAAAGGAACTACTTTTTTAGGCCACTTAATTCAGTATAGAGAGCGGAGGGACACATGTAGAACCGGGCAGACCAGCAGATCCAGCTACTACATACTTACAGGCATATTTAGTGGTACCACTCATGCTCTGCTTGTTCCtttcttaaaataaatcaaataaaataaaatgaaatgaactaaaacaaagcaaaataaagtaagataaataaaataagatagaataaaataaacaaaaccaaaaaatagaataaaacaagcaaaaccaaaaaatagaagaaaataaacaaaatcaaattgaaattaaattaaattaaattaaattaaattaaacaaaacaaaacaaaacaaaataaatatataataaaataaaacaaaataaaataaaaaaacaaaataaaattaaatgaaaaaagtaaaattaaacaaaacaaaagtaaaacaaataaagtaaaataaaatgaaatacagtaaaataaaattaaatacaataaaatgaaataaaacaaaataaaataaaatagaaaaattaaaagaaataaagtaaaataaataaaataaaatagaataaaataaacaaaaccaaaaaaaaagaataaaataaacaaaaccaaataaaatgaacttaaataaaataaaacaaagcaaaatgaaataaagtaaaatgaaataaaacaaaacaagatccacacaggatctctggagctcagtcagagtgaccatcaggttctcgGTCTCCTCGCCCCAGTTggatgaccagctcttggaagagtcctggttgtgccacaGTTCTTCCATTAGAGGATTCttggaaccttcagtgcagctgaGGTTTTATTGGAGCATTCCCCACATCTGTGCCTTCCAACCTGTGGActcaaggtgcagaaacatctcagcaaagatccagagaaatgggaggaagcTGAGCTAAATGTACAGTGTTTTTATgcagagggtctgaatacttaagtaTGTTAATGtgagttttgtatttttgataaattggcaaaaatgtctaaaatcctGTTCTACTTTGTCATGATGactactgagtgtagattaatgattatatattgattttttgactgtggcatcaggctgcaatgtAGTAAACTTGAACCATCTCAGACAATTGAGCTAAATTTACAGCGTTTTTGTAAAGTCTTATGTGTCTTATGTATGTCTTGTGTAAAATCATTATCTGGTACTGAGTGTAGAACAATTAAGGGTGCATATCGTCGGCCTCACAGCATAATTGCCTAATTGATATTTCAaagttttcagaaaaataaggaAGAGCGAATCAGCAGCTTTAGAGTAGATTTAGCACATATCACAATTTAGCCCAAAAATGACTTCAGCAATTATGCTATGAGACTGACAATAAACTGTTCCCCAGCACAGTGTGTCGGCCAGGGGTGCCCAAACTGTGGCTGGCGGTCCATTTTTATTTGGTCTGTAttctaaaactgaaatgaaatatcACCAGCATTACAACATGGAGCTGGGGCCTCACTGACACGAGGCAGCGCTGCTGTGGTCATTCTGTAAACACTTTGACaagggtttgtttttttggcacagctgtttttatgatttaacaacAACATATTTGGTGAACAtactgacaacaaaaatagtaaagcacattactAAAGCACAGTAACacattgttattattaacattaataacattattaGTTTGTTGGCTGGTTGATTCATCTGTTCATGTAAGGTATTCACACtttgtgtatttctttgtttaatttttttcaatttcatccaatttaaaaaaaaatttaatcctataattattatttttttgtctgtttttaattgtattattaaaattattatcatgattattGTTGTCTGTATAAACCCCCCATATAATGACCATAACACTCTATTGCAGTGTTAGTCGACTccgctcaaccaaagagccaaattgttgaaaaataccatcgcaagagccacagtctaagtggtgaaaagtggagaaaatgggttaaagtggcattaaaaatgagcaaaacaaaagtggcaaaaatgggcaaaagggagcaaaataggcataaagtggctaaaactgggtgaaaagtggcgacaatggggagaaaaagagggaaaggggcataaattggaaaaatgggtgataagtgacaaaaaataagttatggggggaaaaaatggtccaaaagcagcaaaaagttgcgaaaaatgagtgaaaagtgactaaaatgggcaaaaagcagcaatgaGTGGCAATAATGCGggtaaaaataggaaaaagtggcaaaaaaaatagcaaaatgaagtataaatgggtaaaaagtggcacaaaatgatgaaaagggcaACAAAGactgataaaagtggcacaaaatggtgaaaaagagcaACCAAGACAGAtacaagtggcacaaaatggttaaaagggcaatgaagacagaaaaaagtggcacaaaatggtgaaaaagggcagcGAAGACAgacaaaagtggcacaaaatggtgaaaaagggcaaccatgacagaaaaaagtggcacaaaatggttaaaagggcAGTGAAGACAGAtacaagtggcacaaaatggtgaaaagggcagtGAAGACAGTcagaagtggcacaaaatggtgaaaaagggcagcGAAGacagataaaagtggcacaaaatggtgaCAAAGGGCAACCAAGACAGAtacaagtggcacaaaatggtgaaaaagggcaactgagacagataaaagtggcacaaaatggtgaaaaagggcaaccAAGACAgacaaaagtggcacaaaatggtgaaaaagggcaaccAAGACAgacaaaagtggcacaaaatggtgaaaaagagcaACCAAGACAGACAAAAGTGGCTCAAAATGGTGAGAAAAGGCAGCAAAGactgataaaagtggcacaaaatggtgaaaaagagcaACCAAGACAGAtacaagtggcacaaaatggttaaaagggcaatgaagacagaaaaaagtggcacaaaatggttaaaagggcAGTGAAGACAGAtacaagtggcacaaaatggtgaaaagggcagtGAAGACAGTcagaagtggcacaaaatggtgaaaaagggcagcGAAGacagataaaagtggcacaaaatggtgaCAAAGGGCAATCAAgacaaataaaagtagaaaaaaatggtgaaaaagggcaactgagacagataaaagtggcacaaaatggtgaaaaagggcaaccAAGACAgacaaaagtggcacaaaatggtgaaaaagagcaACCAAGACAgacaaaagtggcacaaaatggtgaaaaagagcaACCAAGACAGACAAAAGTGGCTCAAAATGGTGAGAAAAGGCAGCAAAGactgataaaagtggcacaaaatggtgaaaaagagcaACCAAGACAGAtacaagtggcacaaaatggttaaaagggcaatgaagacagaaaaaagtggcacaaaatggtgaaaaagggcagcGAAGACAgacaaaagtggcacaaaatggtgaaaaagagcaaccaagacagaaaaaagtggcacaaaatggtgaaaaagagcaacagagacagataaaagtggcacaaaatggtgaaaaaggggctGATGAGCCATCAGCGTCCTCCTCTGCTTCGTGGACTGTCGGTTTCATCTGGTCCTGTGGGGGCCTTCCCCAAAACCTTAAACATGACTGGCTGTTTGCCTTACTGGTTATTCATGAAAAAGTTGTGATGGGTGTTCATTTTTTCTAGCATGTTTATGTACTTATATCTATCCTATCTAGCCTACACTGGATTGGTTTTAGTAGTTCTAATACACTAAAGGTGATGTGTATCCTATAGTCTTCCTTaaatttttctctctttgtccttTAGTGAAAAAATGGAAACCCCTCATGTGGGAATacatacaaaaagaaaattgccatcATTGCATTTAAATTACAGCTATGAAGACCTACcagtctcaaaaaattagaatagcatgataaagttcaatatttttgtcacttgtttcttaaagtgaaacccatgtattatatagactcattacacagagtgaagtatttcaaggcttgttttcttgaaatgttgatgattatggcttacagataatgaaaacccaaaattcagtgtctcaaaaaattagaatattccataagatcaataaaaaaatgatgttttaaacagaaatgtcaggcttctgaaaagtatgttcatttctatgccttcagtacttggttgggcctccttttgcatgaattactgcatcaatgcggccatcaatgccaaa
This region of Cheilinus undulatus linkage group 2, ASM1832078v1, whole genome shotgun sequence genomic DNA includes:
- the sh3bgr gene encoding SH3 domain-binding glutamic acid-rich protein isoform X9, with protein sequence MVIKVFLASSSGSTAIKKKQQDVVGFLEALKVDYTQLDIACNEENRMWMRQNVPEDKKPTNGIPLPPQIFNEESYCGDYDTFFDAKEDNSVYAFLGLPPPPGSKQARAEEEEGQEEEEAEVQEDEEEELEETQEEEAE
- the sh3bgr gene encoding SH3 domain-binding glutamic acid-rich protein isoform X8, whose amino-acid sequence is MVIKVFLASSSGSTAIKKKQQDVVGFLEALKVDYTQLDIACNEENRMWMRQNVPEDKKPTNGIPLPPQIFNEESYCGDYDTFFDAKEDNSVYAFLGLPPPPGSKARAEEEEGQEEDELQSEEEEELRQLEDEEEELEETQEEEAE
- the sh3bgr gene encoding SH3 domain-binding glutamic acid-rich protein isoform X14 → MVIKVFLASSSGSTAIKKKQQDVVGFLEALKVDYTQLDIACNEENRMWMRQNVPEDKKPTNGIPLPPQIFNEESYCGDYDTFFDAKEDNSVYAFLGLPPPPGSKARAEEEEGQEEEEAEVQEEEEAE
- the sh3bgr gene encoding SH3 domain-binding glutamic acid-rich protein isoform X10, yielding MVIKVFLASSSGSTAIKKKQQDVVGFLEALKVDYTQLDIACNEENRMWMRQNVPEDKKPTNGIPLPPQIFNEESYCGDYDTFFDAKEDNSVYAFLGLPPPPGSKARAEEEEGQEEEEAEVQEDEEEELEETQEEEAE
- the sh3bgr gene encoding SH3 domain-binding glutamic acid-rich protein isoform X16, producing the protein MVIKVFLASSSGSTAIKKKQQDVVGFLEALKVDYTQLDIACNEENRMWMRQNVPEDKKPTNGIPLPPQIFNEESYCGDYDTFFDAKEDNSVYAFLGLPPPPGSKARAEEEEGQEEEAE
- the sh3bgr gene encoding SH3 domain-binding glutamic acid-rich protein isoform X11 gives rise to the protein MVIKVFLASSSGSTAIKKKQQDVVGFLEALKVDYTQLDIACNEENRMWMRQNVPEDKKPTNGIPLPPQIFNEESYCGDYDTFFDAKEDNSVYAFLGLPPPPGSKQARAEEEEGQDEEEELEETQEEEAE
- the sh3bgr gene encoding SH3 domain-binding glutamic acid-rich protein isoform X17, with the protein product MVIKVFLASSSGSTAIKKKQQDVVGFLEALKVDYTQLDIACNEENRMWMRQNVPEDKKPTNGIPLPPQIFNEESYCGDYDTFFDAKEDNSVYAFLGLPPPPGSKEEEAE
- the sh3bgr gene encoding SH3 domain-binding glutamic acid-rich protein isoform X12 codes for the protein MVIKVFLASSSGSTAIKKKQQDVVGFLEALKVDYTQLDIACNEENRMWMRQNVPEDKKPTNGIPLPPQIFNEESYCGDYDTFFDAKEDNSVYAFLGLPPPPGSKQARAEEEEGQEEEEAEVQEEEEAE
- the sh3bgr gene encoding SH3 domain-binding glutamic acid-rich protein isoform X6, yielding MVIKVFLASSSGSTAIKKKQQDVVGFLEALKVDYTQLDIACNEENRMWMRQNVPEDKKPTNGIPLPPQIFNEESYCGDYDTFFDAKEDNSVYAFLGLPPPPGSKEVPVEERNGHAHIEEEEELQQAAEEEEAQEGEEEEAAGQEEQEEEAVEETDEARAEEEEGQEEDELQSEEEEELRQLEDEEEELEETQEEEAE
- the sh3bgr gene encoding SH3 domain-binding glutamic acid-rich protein isoform X5, with amino-acid sequence MVIKVFLASSSGSTAIKKKQQDVVGFLEALKVDYTQLDIACNEENRMWMRQNVPEDKKPTNGIPLPPQIFNEESYCGDYDTFFDAKEDNSVYAFLGLPPPPGSKEAEKADKAEIVENGTHAEEANVEGNVEDLIEVPVEERNGHAHIEEEEELQQAAEEEEAQEGEEEEAAGQEEQEEEAVEETDEARAEEEEGQEEEAE
- the sh3bgr gene encoding SH3 domain-binding glutamic acid-rich protein isoform X13, with translation MVIKVFLASSSGSTAIKKKQQDVVGFLEALKVDYTQLDIACNEENRMWMRQNVPEDKKPTNGIPLPPQIFNEESYCGDYDTFFDAKEDNSVYAFLGLPPPPGSKARAEEEEGQDEEEELEETQEEEAE
- the sh3bgr gene encoding SH3 domain-binding glutamic acid-rich protein isoform X15; the encoded protein is MVIKVFLASSSGSTAIKKKQQDVVGFLEALKVDYTQLDIACNEENRMWMRQNVPEDKKPTNGIPLPPQIFNEESYCGDYDTFFDAKEDNSVYAFLGLPPPPGSKQARAEEEEGQEEEAE
- the sh3bgr gene encoding SH3 domain-binding glutamic acid-rich protein isoform X7, whose protein sequence is MVIKVFLASSSGSTAIKKKQQDVVGFLEALKVDYTQLDIACNEENRMWMRQNVPEDKKPTNGIPLPPQIFNEESYCGDYDTFFDAKEDNSVYAFLGLPPPPGSKQARAEEEEGQEEDELQSEEEEELRQLEDEEEELEETQEEEAE